In the Coriobacteriia bacterium genome, one interval contains:
- a CDS encoding sodium:proton antiporter, which yields MEFVGTFWALVPPIVAIVLALITKETYTSLFVGIVVGALLLAGFDPINTVNYIIVGEIGEGEDAMAVGFLNAISDPWNAGIFVFLVMLGIMVALVNKAGGSAAFGAWAAKHIKTRVGAQLATFALGVLIFIDDYFNCLTVGAVMRPVTDEQKISRAKLSYIIDATAAPICMIAPISSWAAAVSATAADLDSGITGIQLFIQAIPYNFYSLLTIVFVIVIVVMGFDYGPMARAEIEAYRDGMLGSLGNEEKLDNPRAKLIDMLIPILVLIVCCIVGMMFVGGFWDPEAEGFGDLALAFGNTDASVGLPWGSIIALVFTFIYLLCRRVITFGDAAVCIVDGFKAMVPALLILTFALTLKLATSALGADVFVAGLMEGAAAGLYSMLPAIIFLVALGLAFATGTSWGTFGILIPIVLPIFTGQPELLTIGISACLAGAVCGDHCSPISDTTIMASAGANVNHIVHVQTQLPYVLTVAAISFVCFTIAGFVQNWIICLAVGIVLVVGVLFVLRKTIGKRVTK from the coding sequence ATGGAGTTTGTCGGAACCTTCTGGGCGCTCGTGCCGCCCATCGTCGCCATTGTCCTGGCGCTTATCACCAAGGAAACCTACACGTCGTTGTTCGTCGGCATCGTCGTGGGTGCGCTTCTGCTCGCGGGGTTCGACCCGATCAACACCGTCAACTACATCATTGTCGGTGAGATTGGCGAGGGAGAAGACGCCATGGCGGTTGGCTTCCTCAACGCCATCAGCGACCCATGGAACGCGGGCATCTTCGTCTTCCTCGTGATGCTTGGCATCATGGTCGCGCTCGTCAACAAGGCGGGTGGATCGGCGGCATTCGGTGCCTGGGCGGCCAAGCACATCAAGACGCGCGTCGGTGCACAACTTGCTACCTTCGCCCTCGGCGTGCTCATCTTCATCGACGATTACTTCAACTGCCTCACGGTCGGCGCGGTCATGCGTCCCGTGACCGACGAGCAGAAGATCTCGCGCGCCAAGCTGTCCTACATCATTGACGCTACCGCTGCGCCCATCTGCATGATTGCCCCCATCTCGTCCTGGGCAGCCGCAGTTTCCGCCACGGCAGCTGACCTGGATTCGGGTATCACGGGCATTCAGCTCTTCATCCAGGCGATTCCCTACAACTTCTACTCGCTGCTCACCATCGTCTTCGTCATCGTCATCGTTGTCATGGGCTTTGATTACGGCCCCATGGCACGCGCTGAGATTGAGGCATACCGCGATGGCATGCTGGGCTCGCTCGGCAACGAGGAAAAGCTCGACAATCCTCGTGCCAAGCTCATCGACATGCTCATCCCCATTCTCGTCCTCATCGTATGCTGCATAGTCGGCATGATGTTCGTGGGTGGTTTCTGGGATCCCGAGGCCGAGGGCTTTGGCGACCTTGCCCTGGCGTTTGGCAATACCGACGCGTCCGTCGGCTTGCCCTGGGGCTCCATCATCGCGCTCGTCTTCACCTTCATCTATCTGCTGTGCCGTCGCGTCATCACCTTTGGTGATGCGGCCGTCTGCATTGTCGACGGCTTCAAGGCGATGGTGCCGGCTCTGCTCATCCTCACCTTTGCGCTCACCCTCAAGCTCGCGACGAGCGCGCTCGGTGCCGATGTCTTTGTCGCCGGGCTCATGGAGGGTGCCGCTGCCGGGCTGTATAGCATGCTCCCCGCGATCATCTTCCTCGTTGCCCTGGGTCTTGCGTTTGCCACGGGCACGAGCTGGGGTACCTTCGGCATCCTCATTCCGATCGTGCTGCCCATTTTCACTGGTCAGCCCGAGCTGCTCACCATCGGCATTTCGGCGTGCCTTGCCGGCGCGGTTTGCGGCGATCACTGCTCGCCCATTTCCGACACCACCATCATGGCGTCCGCTGGTGCAAACGTGAACCATATCGTGCACGTTCAGACCCAGCTGCCCTACGTGCTCACGGTGGCGGCCATCTCGTTTGTCTGCTTCACCATCGCCGGCTTCGTGCAGAACTGGATCATCTGCCTTGCCGTTGGCATCGTGCTCGTGGTGGGTGTGCTCTTCGTGCTGCGCAAGACCATCGGCAAGCGCGTGACAAAATGA
- a CDS encoding D-alanine--poly(phosphoribitol) ligase has translation MTNVLEWLEKRAQEMPDKVAFADERDEVSFLDLMRRARSVGSYLAGIVDERSPIACYMEKSTQTLAAMFGAVYARCCYSIIDVRQPASRARAIVDKLATPVVLADAKNFDAAWEAFDGYLVICLEDIVDTRADSTLLAKRRAASLDTDPLYINFTSGSTGTPKGVAVSHRSVIDFIPSFTSIFDITKDDVLANQAPFDFDVSVKDIYGGLATGATVQMIPREYFSVPVNLMDLLVEREVTVCTWAVSAMCFVSMMGGFEYRVPTTIRAVIFSGEVMPPKQLAVWREALPDAMFVNVYGPTEVTCNCTYHIIVRDYAKDEVIPMGRPFPNERVFLLDDDDQLVEEPGVEGELCVAGTCLALGYYNDPEKTAEVFVQNPLTQAFPETMYRTGDVAMLDEAGRFVYRGRKDHQIKHLGQRIELGEIDAVAHAVEGVKRACTVYEPRKKRILMFYAGSCDKETLADALKTSLPQYMVPNKIRQLDGMPLTKNGKIDRQALLDIK, from the coding sequence ATGACTAACGTACTCGAGTGGCTTGAGAAACGGGCGCAGGAAATGCCCGACAAGGTCGCGTTTGCCGACGAACGCGACGAGGTGAGCTTCCTCGACCTCATGCGACGCGCCCGTTCCGTTGGCTCCTATCTTGCCGGCATCGTCGACGAGCGTAGCCCCATCGCCTGCTACATGGAGAAGAGCACCCAGACGCTCGCTGCCATGTTCGGCGCTGTCTACGCTCGTTGCTGCTATTCGATTATTGACGTACGCCAGCCGGCATCGCGCGCCCGCGCCATCGTCGACAAGCTCGCTACTCCCGTCGTGCTTGCGGATGCGAAGAACTTCGATGCCGCGTGGGAGGCTTTCGATGGCTACCTGGTGATATGCCTCGAGGACATTGTCGATACGCGTGCCGATAGCACCCTGCTTGCCAAGCGCCGTGCCGCCTCGCTCGACACAGATCCGCTGTATATCAACTTCACGTCGGGCTCCACGGGCACCCCCAAGGGAGTCGCCGTGAGCCATCGCTCCGTCATCGACTTCATCCCGTCGTTTACCTCGATTTTCGACATCACGAAAGACGACGTGCTAGCAAACCAGGCACCCTTTGACTTTGACGTGTCGGTCAAGGATATCTACGGCGGTCTCGCCACGGGCGCGACCGTGCAGATGATCCCGCGCGAGTACTTTAGCGTCCCCGTGAACCTCATGGACCTCCTCGTCGAGCGCGAGGTCACCGTCTGTACCTGGGCCGTGAGCGCCATGTGCTTCGTCTCCATGATGGGCGGTTTCGAGTATCGCGTGCCTACGACGATTCGTGCGGTCATCTTCAGCGGCGAGGTCATGCCGCCCAAGCAGCTCGCTGTTTGGCGCGAGGCGCTGCCCGACGCCATGTTCGTGAATGTGTATGGCCCCACCGAGGTAACCTGTAATTGCACCTACCACATCATCGTGCGCGACTACGCAAAGGACGAGGTCATTCCCATGGGCAGGCCCTTCCCCAACGAACGCGTCTTCCTTCTTGACGACGATGATCAGCTCGTTGAGGAGCCTGGCGTTGAGGGCGAGCTTTGCGTTGCCGGTACCTGCCTGGCGCTCGGCTACTATAACGATCCCGAGAAGACTGCCGAAGTCTTCGTGCAGAATCCCCTCACGCAGGCATTCCCCGAGACGATGTACCGCACGGGCGATGTGGCCATGCTCGATGAGGCAGGGCGATTCGTGTACCGGGGTCGCAAGGATCATCAAATCAAGCACCTGGGCCAGCGCATCGAGCTTGGCGAAATCGATGCCGTGGCACACGCGGTCGAGGGCGTGAAGCGCGCGTGCACGGTCTACGAACCGCGCAAGAAGCGCATCCTCATGTTCTATGCCGGCTCCTGCGACAAGGAAACCCTTGCCGATGCGCTCAAGACGTCTCTGCCGCAATACATGGTGCCCAACAAGATTCGGCAGCTGGATGGCATGCCCCTCACTAAGAACGGCAAGATCGACCGCCAGGCGCTCCTCGATATAAAATGA
- a CDS encoding diaminopimelate decarboxylase, with product MNNSELLEIAEEYGTPTFVFDVREFWQRLDKIADIFGEDVRFCFAMKANPFLAAAAADHGERLEVCSPGELAICEDVGISANQIVYSGVNKQASDIAHAIAYRVGVLTAESKLHVELIEQCAAQAQITVDVLLRLNAGSQFGMSKDDLLEVIDQRESYPHLNIVGLHYFVGTQRKKLKHQIRELEKLRALIAELEGEHGFEVKRLEYGPGLAVPYFADDDFTDDLAPARELAPYIQELGRDVEVTVEMGRFFSASCGTYLTRVADLKENDGTNYCILDGGINHLTYAGQVMGLKVPVTVNLSALADAMRERDERTWTLCGSLCTVNDVLVREVELDSLEMGDVLAFANAGAYSVTEGAHLFLSRTMPRVVLRYDGGCELARDFIETSTLNTPRK from the coding sequence ATGAACAATAGCGAGCTTCTCGAGATTGCCGAGGAATACGGTACGCCGACCTTCGTCTTCGATGTGCGCGAGTTCTGGCAGCGCCTCGACAAGATCGCCGACATCTTTGGCGAGGACGTACGCTTTTGCTTCGCGATGAAGGCCAACCCCTTCCTCGCGGCTGCCGCGGCCGATCATGGCGAGCGGCTCGAGGTGTGCAGTCCCGGTGAGCTTGCCATCTGCGAGGACGTTGGCATCTCCGCAAACCAGATCGTGTACTCGGGCGTGAACAAGCAGGCCAGCGACATCGCCCATGCGATTGCGTATCGCGTCGGCGTGCTCACGGCCGAGTCGAAGCTCCACGTCGAGCTCATCGAGCAGTGCGCGGCACAAGCTCAGATCACGGTGGACGTGTTGTTGCGTCTCAATGCCGGAAGCCAGTTCGGCATGTCGAAGGATGACTTGCTCGAGGTCATCGACCAGCGCGAGAGCTATCCGCATCTCAACATCGTGGGACTGCACTACTTCGTGGGCACGCAGCGCAAGAAGCTCAAGCACCAGATTCGCGAGCTCGAGAAGCTGCGTGCGCTGATTGCGGAGCTGGAAGGCGAGCACGGCTTCGAGGTGAAGCGTCTCGAATATGGCCCCGGTCTGGCCGTGCCGTACTTTGCAGACGATGACTTCACGGACGACCTCGCACCGGCCCGCGAGCTGGCCCCGTACATCCAGGAGCTCGGCCGCGACGTGGAGGTCACGGTCGAGATGGGCCGCTTCTTCTCCGCATCGTGCGGCACCTACCTCACCCGCGTCGCCGATCTCAAGGAAAACGACGGCACGAACTACTGTATCCTCGATGGTGGCATCAATCACCTCACGTATGCCGGACAGGTCATGGGCCTCAAGGTGCCCGTGACCGTCAACCTCTCCGCGCTGGCCGATGCCATGCGCGAGCGCGATGAGCGCACCTGGACGCTCTGTGGCAGCCTCTGCACCGTCAACGATGTGCTCGTGCGCGAGGTCGAGCTCGATTCGCTCGAGATGGGTGATGTGCTCGCGTTTGCCAATGCCGGTGCGTACTCTGTGACCGAGGGAGCCCACCTGTTCTTAAGCCGCACGATGCCGCGTGTGGTCTTGCGCTATGATGGCGGATGCGAGCTTGCCCGCGACTTCATCGAGACGAGCACGCTCAACACGCCACGAAAATGA
- a CDS encoding acyl carrier protein, with product MDDITLEAIIDLLKDVEENVDYENCTALVDERFLDSFDILAIINAIDDEFDIAVPAKEVVPANFNSAQGIYEMVLRLAEEE from the coding sequence ATGGACGACATCACGCTTGAGGCTATCATCGACTTGCTTAAGGACGTTGAGGAAAACGTCGATTACGAGAACTGCACCGCGCTTGTCGACGAGCGCTTCCTCGACTCCTTCGACATCCTCGCGATCATCAACGCCATCGATGACGAGTTCGACATCGCCGTCCCGGCCAAGGAAGTCGTCCCGGCAAACTTCAACAGCGCCCAGGGCATCTACGAGATGGTGCTGCGCCTGGCGGAAGAGGAGTAG
- the higA gene encoding addiction module antidote protein, HigA family, whose amino-acid sequence MDDEMIVVSREPIHPGEFLREEYMPELGLTVASLAQRIGVTRQTINDIVREKRALSPDMCLRLGRLFGTTPQFWMNMQAKVDMWKSLEEHRDDIEAIEPIAVDCAMGIA is encoded by the coding sequence ATGGATGACGAGATGATCGTGGTTTCGCGCGAGCCAATCCATCCTGGCGAGTTCCTGCGCGAGGAGTACATGCCCGAGCTCGGGCTCACAGTCGCGAGCCTAGCCCAGCGCATCGGGGTCACCCGCCAAACCATCAACGACATCGTGCGCGAGAAACGCGCACTGAGCCCTGACATGTGCCTGCGCCTGGGGCGCCTCTTCGGCACGACCCCGCAGTTCTGGATGAACATGCAGGCCAAGGTCGACATGTGGAAATCGCTCGAGGAGCATCGCGATGACATCGAGGCGATAGAGCCCATCGCGGTAGATTGTGCGATGGGCATCGCCTAG
- a CDS encoding plasmid maintenance system killer — MIRSFASSDTRLLFETGQSKELPPDILRRALRKLELIDNAMTLLDLRLPPGNRLHALAGNRAGQHAVSINDQWRVCFRFADDGVYDVEICDYH, encoded by the coding sequence ATGATACGGAGTTTCGCCAGCAGCGACACGCGCCTTCTGTTTGAAACGGGCCAGAGCAAGGAGCTCCCGCCGGACATCTTGCGGCGCGCGCTCAGGAAGCTCGAGCTCATCGACAACGCGATGACGCTTCTCGACCTGCGTCTGCCCCCAGGAAACAGGCTGCACGCGCTCGCGGGCAACCGTGCCGGTCAGCATGCTGTCTCCATCAACGACCAATGGCGCGTTTGCTTTCGCTTCGCTGACGACGGCGTGTATGACGTCGAGATTTGCGACTATCACTGA
- a CDS encoding translation repressor RelB has protein sequence MAMTQMNVRIDEQLRLEGNAALESIGISPAQMVRAVWSYAARNKNNPLKLEHDLKFLEEDKPLSEEVQRRLELIAEGQKIVADFYKEMGITPGEIDPLPYDELKELAYRERWESRGLL, from the coding sequence ATGGCCATGACGCAGATGAACGTACGCATCGACGAGCAGCTTCGCCTTGAGGGCAACGCCGCTCTCGAGAGTATAGGAATCTCACCCGCCCAAATGGTGCGCGCAGTGTGGTCCTATGCCGCGCGCAACAAGAACAACCCCCTGAAACTCGAACATGACCTGAAGTTCCTCGAAGAAGACAAGCCGCTGAGCGAGGAAGTTCAGCGAAGGCTAGAGCTTATCGCCGAAGGGCAGAAAATCGTGGCGGATTTCTATAAAGAGATGGGGATAACACCAGGTGAGATAGATCCTCTGCCATACGACGAGCTCAAGGAGCTCGCGTATCGAGAGCGATGGGAAAGCAGAGGACTACTATGA
- a CDS encoding DNA damage-inducible protein D: MDSKEIEKRRLALDDHMHVTEDGVEFWYAREVMGVFGYAQWRRFEETIKRAMISLESSKTPVRDHFADVGKMVPLGSGAERSVKDYMLTRYACYLIAQNGDPRKEEIAFAQSYFALQTRKQELIEQRMLELRRLTERDALTESEKVLAAIAFERGVDQRGFATIKSKGDEVLFGGNNTKAMKKRLGVPEKKPLADVLPDVTMAAKNLANSMTSYNTEANDLYGTRQIGDEHLQNNRSVRGTLVARGIKPENLPPEEDAKKLKRRVEADERKLKQGASGFGSASQDL, encoded by the coding sequence ATGGATAGCAAAGAAATAGAGAAGCGCAGGTTGGCGCTCGATGACCACATGCATGTCACGGAAGATGGCGTGGAATTCTGGTACGCACGAGAGGTGATGGGGGTCTTCGGCTATGCGCAATGGCGCAGGTTCGAGGAGACGATAAAGCGTGCCATGATATCGCTTGAGTCCAGCAAAACACCTGTTCGCGACCATTTTGCCGACGTTGGCAAAATGGTCCCTCTTGGGAGTGGCGCGGAGCGATCGGTAAAAGATTACATGCTCACGCGCTATGCCTGCTACCTCATCGCGCAAAACGGCGACCCGCGCAAGGAGGAGATCGCATTTGCCCAGAGCTACTTCGCCCTCCAAACACGCAAGCAAGAGCTCATCGAGCAGCGCATGTTGGAGCTGCGCAGGCTCACGGAGAGAGATGCCCTTACAGAGTCCGAGAAGGTGCTTGCCGCCATAGCCTTCGAGCGAGGTGTCGACCAGCGGGGGTTTGCGACCATCAAATCAAAAGGGGACGAGGTCCTGTTCGGCGGAAACAACACGAAGGCCATGAAGAAGCGCCTCGGCGTGCCCGAGAAGAAGCCCCTTGCCGACGTCCTTCCCGACGTGACCATGGCGGCCAAGAACCTTGCGAACTCAATGACGTCATATAACACCGAGGCAAATGATCTATACGGAACAAGGCAAATCGGCGACGAGCACCTCCAGAACAACAGGAGCGTGCGCGGCACTCTCGTGGCACGCGGCATCAAGCCGGAGAATCTGCCGCCGGAGGAGGACGCGAAGAAGCTGAAGCGTAGGGTGGAGGCAGACGAGCGAAAGCTCAAGCAAGGCGCGTCAGGGTTCGGGTCGGCGTCGCAAGACCTGTAG
- a CDS encoding antitoxin, giving the protein MAQLSLYMDEVTMAGLREDATKRGISISAYAREVLETRNARDAAGWENGWPPGFFDLYGSCPDFPEIEDLESTPVEPLFV; this is encoded by the coding sequence ATGGCTCAGCTATCGCTTTACATGGATGAGGTAACCATGGCCGGCTTGCGCGAAGACGCCACCAAGCGGGGCATATCAATTTCTGCATACGCGCGCGAGGTACTCGAGACGCGCAACGCACGAGATGCCGCCGGATGGGAAAACGGCTGGCCGCCGGGTTTCTTCGATCTATATGGCAGCTGCCCGGATTTTCCCGAGATTGAAGATCTTGAGTCCACCCCCGTTGAGCCCCTCTTTGTCTGA
- a CDS encoding VapC toxin family PIN domain ribonuclease — MYIIDSNILIDFLRGKNKYALQMLRTSDAGIFKIPSIVKAELLLGVEKSSDPGNNRLKVELLLLPFETLPFDDRCALHYARLRAYLEGKGIGIGANDYIIAACAMAYGATVVTNDTTEFERVPGLSIEQWTEVPLD; from the coding sequence ATGTATATCATCGACAGCAATATTCTTATTGACTTTCTCCGGGGTAAAAACAAATATGCACTGCAAATGCTCAGGACGAGCGATGCTGGCATATTCAAGATTCCGTCTATCGTCAAGGCGGAGCTTCTCCTGGGTGTCGAGAAATCGAGTGACCCAGGCAACAATCGTCTCAAGGTCGAGTTGCTCCTGCTGCCCTTCGAGACGCTTCCTTTCGATGACCGATGCGCGCTCCACTATGCGCGGCTACGCGCTTACCTCGAGGGCAAAGGAATAGGCATCGGGGCAAATGATTACATAATCGCAGCTTGCGCCATGGCATACGGGGCAACTGTGGTCACCAACGACACGACAGAGTTCGAGCGGGTGCCCGGCCTATCTATTGAGCAGTGGACCGAGGTGCCTCTCGACTAG
- a CDS encoding ferrous iron transport protein A has product MTLSDIKPGMSCTVVRLRDKGATRRRIMDMGITKGAQIKVDKVAPLGDPVDLTVRGYHLSLRKEDLNKIEVETA; this is encoded by the coding sequence ATGACGTTATCGGATATCAAGCCGGGAATGAGCTGCACGGTCGTGCGTCTGCGCGACAAAGGCGCCACACGCCGTCGCATCATGGACATGGGCATCACCAAGGGTGCCCAGATCAAGGTCGACAAGGTCGCCCCGCTCGGTGATCCCGTCGATTTGACCGTGCGTGGCTATCATCTGTCGCTGCGCAAGGAAGACCTCAACAAGATCGAGGTCGAAACGGCATAA
- a CDS encoding ferrous iron transporter B, which produces METTIALVGNPNSGKTTLFNQLTGNHQYVGNWPGVTVERKTGHLKADKNIRFVDLPGIYSLSPYSNEEVISRNYLADGHPDAIINIVDASNLERNLYLTTQLMEFGVPVVVALNQMDIVKKRGYTIKSKELSEQLQVPVVEISALRGDGMKELVATVVKAACEGIAPQPVSFTPELETALKKIEDKLPSVMSDDMRRYYAIKLFERDKEAIEELGAKVNCDEVIFEAESLFNDSSDAIITNERYRYIEGFIKRVQRRSISGATISEKVDSVLTNRILALPIFVVVITLIYYISISTVGTYATDWANDGVFGDGWYLDPVAIVSTEGTAQSALDAATEPYDEAQTAVNEYLTQAGEAGVNTDAIAAFIGEKADEGADLESPEFQAALAAFEQDTASSGFVAEYTSVDEESSMETDYFVYYGEAGEEQALALADARNEEIAAEGREGSAEAVVYSFDGEATDGETGEVITQGVGVPAPEDPSAYGIWIPGIPVLIGTALEAVGCVGWLYDLIMDGIVAGVGAVLGFVPQIMILFFLLAILEACGYMARVTFILDRLFRRFGLSGKTFVPMIVGTGCGVPGIMASRTIESESARRLTVMTTTFMPCSAKLPIIALIATAIFGGVWWVAPLAYFMGIAAIIVSGIILRKTRPFMGKVTPYVMELPEYRLPRFVDLLRSMWDRAWAFIKKAGTIILLATIVVWFLSGYGIYEGQFMWVGEDLMDYSFLAYFGNAFAWIFAPLGFNNWECASTVITGLIAKENVISTMAVVYGGDPNVAWTSAYMASLAATTGSVLLVPVAAFAFMTFQLLCAPCFAAMGAIKREMGGFNKWFWAAIGWECGFAYVIALIIFQIGAWVTTGIFSLGTIVALVFVAALIWALFRPASKPAAPEQANSAAKAAA; this is translated from the coding sequence ATGGAAACGACCATCGCGCTGGTGGGCAACCCCAACTCAGGCAAGACGACGCTGTTCAACCAGCTCACCGGCAACCACCAATACGTGGGCAACTGGCCGGGCGTAACGGTGGAGCGCAAGACGGGGCACCTCAAGGCGGACAAGAACATTCGCTTTGTCGACCTTCCCGGCATCTATTCGCTATCGCCGTATTCGAACGAGGAGGTCATCTCCCGCAACTACCTGGCCGATGGTCACCCCGACGCCATCATCAACATCGTCGATGCGTCGAATCTCGAGCGTAATCTCTACCTCACCACGCAGCTCATGGAGTTCGGCGTTCCCGTCGTGGTCGCGCTCAATCAGATGGACATCGTCAAGAAGCGCGGCTACACCATCAAGTCCAAGGAGCTCTCAGAGCAGCTGCAGGTGCCCGTCGTCGAGATTTCGGCCCTGCGCGGCGACGGCATGAAGGAGCTCGTGGCCACGGTCGTGAAGGCTGCCTGCGAAGGTATCGCCCCGCAGCCCGTCTCGTTCACGCCTGAGCTCGAAACCGCGCTCAAGAAGATCGAGGACAAGCTCCCCAGCGTCATGTCCGATGACATGCGTCGTTACTACGCCATCAAGCTCTTCGAGCGTGACAAGGAGGCTATCGAGGAGCTTGGCGCCAAGGTCAACTGCGACGAAGTCATCTTCGAGGCCGAAAGCCTCTTCAATGACTCGTCAGATGCCATCATCACCAACGAGCGCTATCGTTACATCGAGGGCTTCATCAAGCGCGTCCAGCGCCGCTCGATTTCCGGTGCGACAATCTCGGAGAAGGTCGATAGCGTCCTCACCAACCGCATCCTGGCGTTACCAATCTTTGTCGTGGTCATCACGCTCATCTACTACATTTCCATCAGCACCGTCGGCACTTATGCGACCGACTGGGCCAACGACGGCGTCTTTGGCGACGGCTGGTATCTTGACCCGGTTGCCATCGTGTCAACCGAGGGTACGGCGCAATCCGCACTCGACGCGGCGACCGAGCCCTACGACGAGGCGCAGACCGCTGTCAACGAGTATCTGACGCAAGCTGGCGAGGCGGGCGTCAACACCGATGCGATAGCGGCGTTCATCGGCGAGAAAGCCGACGAGGGCGCCGACCTCGAGTCTCCCGAGTTCCAGGCCGCGCTCGCGGCGTTCGAGCAAGACACTGCCAGCTCCGGTTTCGTGGCCGAGTACACCTCGGTCGACGAGGAATCCTCAATGGAGACCGACTACTTCGTGTACTACGGCGAAGCAGGCGAAGAGCAGGCGTTGGCTCTTGCCGATGCCCGCAACGAGGAAATCGCCGCCGAAGGCCGCGAGGGGTCTGCCGAGGCCGTCGTCTACAGCTTTGACGGCGAAGCCACCGATGGGGAGACCGGCGAGGTCATCACCCAGGGTGTCGGCGTGCCCGCACCCGAGGACCCGAGCGCCTACGGTATCTGGATTCCCGGCATCCCCGTCCTCATCGGCACCGCTCTCGAGGCCGTCGGCTGCGTCGGCTGGCTCTACGACCTCATCATGGACGGCATCGTTGCCGGTGTCGGCGCCGTACTTGGCTTCGTCCCGCAGATCATGATCCTGTTCTTCCTGCTGGCTATCCTCGAGGCATGTGGCTACATGGCCCGCGTCACCTTCATCCTCGATCGCCTCTTCCGTCGCTTCGGCCTGTCGGGCAAGACCTTCGTGCCCATGATCGTCGGCACCGGTTGTGGCGTGCCGGGCATCATGGCTTCGCGCACAATCGAGTCCGAAAGCGCTCGTCGCCTCACGGTCATGACCACGACCTTCATGCCGTGCTCGGCCAAGCTGCCCATCATCGCGCTCATCGCCACGGCCATCTTCGGCGGCGTGTGGTGGGTCGCCCCGCTCGCGTACTTCATGGGCATCGCCGCCATCATCGTCTCGGGCATCATCCTGCGCAAGACCAGGCCGTTCATGGGCAAGGTCACGCCGTATGTCATGGAGCTTCCCGAGTACCGCCTGCCGCGCTTCGTCGATTTGCTGCGCAGTATGTGGGACCGCGCCTGGGCCTTCATCAAGAAGGCGGGCACCATCATCCTGCTCGCCACGATCGTGGTCTGGTTCCTGTCCGGATACGGCATCTACGAGGGCCAGTTCATGTGGGTCGGCGAGGACCTGATGGATTACTCGTTCCTCGCGTACTTTGGCAACGCCTTCGCGTGGATCTTCGCACCGCTCGGCTTCAACAACTGGGAGTGCGCGTCCACCGTTATCACCGGCCTCATCGCCAAGGAGAACGTCATCTCGACGATGGCCGTGGTGTACGGCGGCGATCCTAACGTCGCGTGGACCAGCGCCTACATGGCGTCGCTCGCGGCGACGACCGGCTCCGTCTTACTCGTTCCTGTCGCGGCCTTCGCCTTCATGACCTTCCAGCTGCTTTGCGCACCGTGCTTCGCGGCCATGGGAGCCATCAAGCGCGAGATGGGCGGCTTCAACAAGTGGTTCTGGGCTGCCATCGGCTGGGAATGCGGCTTTGCCTACGTCATCGCGCTCATCATCTTCCAGATCGGCGCGTGGGTCACGACCGGCATTTTCAGCCTCGGTACCATCGTCGCCCTCGTGTTCGTCGCGGCCCTGATCTGGGCGCTCTTCCGCCCGGCCAGCAAACCCGCAGCCCCCGAGCAGGCCAACTCGGCTGCAAAGGCGGCTGCGTAG
- a CDS encoding toxin PIN: protein MIVLDTNAAVAIAMGTDLGDALVMLRNPDERVIAPSFMHAEVAHVMSKYVRGGYLEVSQAVDCARDALLLVDEFRDDASLWTEALTESLRLGHSSYDLFYLVLARREGATLFTLDRKLQKLCDKNGVNAVWLDWNFG, encoded by the coding sequence ATGATTGTCCTCGATACTAATGCCGCCGTTGCGATTGCCATGGGCACCGACTTGGGCGATGCTCTTGTCATGTTGCGTAACCCCGACGAGCGTGTCATCGCGCCTTCGTTCATGCATGCCGAGGTAGCTCACGTGATGAGCAAGTATGTGCGCGGGGGATACCTCGAGGTTTCGCAGGCTGTGGACTGCGCACGCGATGCCCTGCTTCTCGTGGACGAGTTTCGCGATGATGCCTCGCTATGGACGGAGGCCCTCACCGAATCACTGCGGCTCGGCCACTCTTCGTATGACCTATTCTACCTGGTGCTCGCTCGCCGAGAGGGGGCAACGCTGTTTACGTTAGATCGCAAACTCCAGAAACTCTGCGACAAAAATGGCGTCAATGCCGTTTGGCTCGACTGGAATTTTGGGTGA